A genomic window from Synechococcus sp. WH 8016 includes:
- a CDS encoding allophycocyanin subunit beta-18, which yields MRDAITGLIGRYDQLGRYFDRSAIDRIEGYFGQAELRLKAVELINREATELVREASQRLFVGDPELLLPGGNAYTTRRLSACLRDMDYFLRYASYALIADDSTILNERVLNGLDDTYKSLGVPTGPTVRSMILLADVLCERMVAEGSSPSDCLMLRKPFDHLASGLSANDISQR from the coding sequence ATGCGTGATGCCATCACCGGGTTGATCGGCCGTTACGACCAATTGGGTCGCTATTTCGATCGATCGGCCATCGATCGGATCGAGGGTTATTTCGGCCAAGCAGAGCTGCGACTCAAGGCCGTGGAGCTCATCAATCGCGAAGCGACTGAGCTGGTAAGAGAAGCCAGTCAAAGACTGTTTGTAGGCGACCCTGAACTGCTCTTGCCTGGTGGCAACGCCTACACCACTCGGCGGCTTTCAGCTTGCTTGCGCGACATGGATTATTTCCTCCGTTACGCTAGTTACGCCCTGATTGCCGACGACAGCACGATCCTGAATGAACGGGTGCTGAACGGCTTGGACGACACCTACAAGAGCTTGGGTGTTCCCACAGGACCCACGGTTCGCAGCATGATCCTGCTTGCCGATGTTCTCTGCGAGCGCATGGTGGCGGAGGGATCAAGTCCGAGCGATTGCCTGATGCTTCGCAAGCCCTTCGACCATCTGGCCTCAGGTCTTTCCGCAAACGACATCAGCCAGCGTTAA
- a CDS encoding arginase family protein, which yields MSIIPLETELSSLYALFDINGDGAITPTEVEQVLNSMSGIIAEQEAKALRQFIDSQADVSREDFLRWASKQPGLGTHQLLRDLFQLVDTDGSGCLSHDELSLMVSLLGTAEASIDSQELLERLDRDGNGRISVDEFLTLLEDHNRLNCSLADLKRLKKSLVQISSTAGLSGVSLVEVDCDLGAGKPGAGAGIEMLKSAVKHQQDLQKMSAGLIAEIREGQTPSAHAATTGKSTTPHARHIKTIAGVMQDAANLVCSTLQQQSFPIVLAGDHSTAASTIAGIRRAHPQSRLGVIWIDAHADIHSPFTTPSGNMHGMPLAIACGHDNLSEAMNDPDPVTRQLWKDLQQLHGLESAAIDFGDLIYVGVRDTEAAEDATLARYSIPVISTEEVRGDGAINAANRCLSHLADVDLIYVTFDVDALDSTICKGTGTPVPGGLWAHEAVLLLRKLLSDPRVCCWEICEINPYLDELNTLAELSLGIFRAGLEVLEERFSSRASSHAS from the coding sequence ATGTCAATAATCCCTCTCGAAACCGAGCTCTCCTCTCTTTACGCCCTCTTTGATATCAATGGCGATGGGGCCATCACGCCAACCGAAGTGGAGCAGGTGCTGAACTCCATGTCGGGGATCATCGCTGAACAGGAAGCCAAGGCCCTTCGCCAGTTCATAGATAGCCAAGCTGATGTCAGCCGAGAGGACTTTCTGCGCTGGGCAAGCAAGCAGCCTGGGCTGGGAACCCATCAGTTGTTGAGAGATCTGTTTCAGCTGGTCGATACAGATGGGAGCGGGTGTCTCAGTCACGATGAGCTTTCGTTGATGGTGTCGCTACTGGGCACAGCAGAAGCATCCATCGATTCCCAGGAGTTGCTGGAGAGGCTTGATCGCGATGGGAACGGACGGATCAGCGTTGATGAGTTTTTAACCCTGCTCGAAGACCACAACCGCCTCAATTGCTCCCTTGCAGACCTCAAACGTTTAAAGAAAAGCCTGGTCCAGATCAGCAGCACGGCTGGGCTGAGTGGAGTCAGTCTTGTGGAGGTGGACTGTGACCTGGGAGCGGGGAAACCCGGCGCAGGTGCAGGCATTGAAATGCTCAAAAGTGCTGTCAAACACCAACAAGATCTCCAAAAAATGAGCGCAGGCTTAATCGCCGAGATTCGAGAGGGGCAAACACCATCGGCCCATGCCGCTACCACAGGAAAAAGCACCACACCCCACGCTCGTCACATCAAAACCATCGCTGGCGTGATGCAGGACGCAGCGAATTTGGTGTGCAGCACGCTTCAGCAGCAGAGCTTCCCAATCGTCCTTGCGGGAGACCACTCCACCGCCGCCTCAACAATTGCAGGGATCCGTCGTGCCCATCCACAGTCGCGGCTTGGGGTGATCTGGATCGATGCCCACGCTGATATTCATTCTCCGTTCACGACCCCTTCGGGGAATATGCATGGGATGCCCTTGGCGATCGCCTGCGGGCACGACAACCTTTCCGAGGCGATGAATGATCCAGACCCTGTCACCCGACAACTCTGGAAGGATCTGCAGCAACTGCACGGTCTCGAATCTGCAGCGATCGACTTCGGTGATCTGATTTATGTCGGCGTCAGAGACACCGAGGCTGCTGAAGACGCCACCTTGGCCCGTTATTCCATCCCAGTGATCAGCACTGAGGAGGTGAGAGGCGATGGAGCCATCAATGCAGCCAACCGCTGCCTCTCCCACCTCGCCGACGTGGACCTGATCTATGTGACCTTCGATGTGGATGCGTTGGATTCAACGATCTGCAAGGGCACAGGCACCCCAGTCCCTGGAGGGCTCTGGGCCCATGAGGCCGTTCTCCTGCTGCGCAAGCTTCTCTCAGATCCCCGCGTGTGTTGCTGGGAAATTTGTGAAATCAATCCCTACCTTGATGAGCTAAACACCCTGGCCGAGCTCTCTTTGGGGATCTTCCGGGCTGGACTGGAGGTGCTCGAGGAGCGGTTCAGCTCGAGAGCTTCATCCCATGCAAGCTGA
- a CDS encoding urea transporter — MQADPASIYQLLQALLPPPPAPVGGKGLFAEQHFQAGPWESGLRSFSQVIFINHPLSGGLLLLAFLIQSPWMALLAVLGMAAANAVSKLLNLGQSLRDQGIHGFNGALVGCAAAVLADSRSVVDAGLIAVLVAFGGGLTTLILELWRRRFHRRGDPPALTLPFCLITWGLVALVSPQIPDSIETVKAAASPGFVQALAFGLPHSFGQVFLCSDLVSGWLVLLAVAVASPIAAALGACGALMGMITALASGADNAALAQGLWGYNGVLVAIALGGIFHVPGRRTLIIALIGAGLASLLQGLQGMFMGSLPALTLSFVLTTWMLQRLAGRTLPALIPVALHAVVSPEEHRKRFLEASELLGSFRRNLRQRLDGMAPNAGGEQPQSELNSEMQALFDELDLNRDGHLSLEELRHALLSGGTSKQSHQRRISSLNDQLTATMASMDLNGDGHIDSAEFSQLIQRLQRLRQGEERLLLYLMPVDANGNDRLDQEELTRLLQSIGQPPLTAGEQALVFPNQQKSLSWHDFVDRLLLS, encoded by the coding sequence ATGCAAGCTGACCCAGCATCGATCTATCAGCTCCTGCAAGCTCTCCTACCGCCGCCGCCAGCGCCGGTAGGAGGAAAGGGGTTGTTTGCTGAACAGCATTTCCAGGCGGGTCCCTGGGAAAGCGGTCTACGCAGCTTTTCCCAAGTGATTTTTATCAACCATCCTCTCAGTGGTGGCCTGCTGCTGCTGGCCTTTCTGATCCAGTCACCTTGGATGGCTCTCTTGGCTGTCTTAGGGATGGCTGCAGCAAACGCCGTTTCCAAGCTGCTGAATCTTGGCCAAAGCCTGCGCGATCAGGGAATCCATGGCTTCAACGGTGCCCTTGTGGGATGTGCTGCGGCAGTTCTAGCTGACTCCAGATCCGTGGTAGATGCCGGCCTGATCGCAGTGTTGGTGGCGTTCGGAGGCGGACTCACAACGCTGATACTCGAACTGTGGCGACGCCGCTTTCATCGCCGCGGAGACCCGCCGGCGCTCACCCTGCCGTTCTGCCTGATCACCTGGGGACTGGTGGCCTTGGTGAGCCCTCAAATACCAGACAGCATCGAAACGGTGAAAGCGGCGGCTTCACCTGGCTTCGTTCAGGCGTTGGCTTTCGGCCTTCCTCACAGCTTCGGACAGGTGTTTCTCTGCTCCGACCTGGTGAGCGGGTGGCTCGTTCTCCTGGCGGTTGCGGTCGCAAGCCCCATCGCCGCCGCGCTCGGAGCGTGTGGCGCCCTGATGGGAATGATCACCGCCTTGGCAAGCGGAGCTGACAACGCTGCTTTAGCCCAAGGGTTATGGGGTTACAACGGCGTTTTGGTGGCGATCGCCCTCGGCGGTATCTTCCACGTGCCCGGACGCAGAACCCTGATCATCGCTCTCATTGGAGCCGGGCTTGCCAGCCTTCTACAGGGTCTACAGGGGATGTTTATGGGCAGCCTGCCAGCGCTCACTCTGAGCTTCGTGCTCACAACCTGGATGCTGCAGCGTCTGGCTGGCCGAACCCTGCCGGCACTGATTCCTGTGGCCCTGCATGCCGTTGTTAGCCCTGAGGAACACCGCAAACGGTTTCTGGAAGCGAGTGAATTGTTAGGAAGCTTCCGCCGCAACTTGCGACAGAGACTGGACGGCATGGCCCCCAACGCTGGGGGGGAACAGCCTCAAAGCGAGCTGAACAGCGAGATGCAAGCCCTTTTCGATGAGCTCGACCTGAACCGTGATGGCCACCTCAGCCTTGAGGAGCTTCGCCATGCGCTGTTGTCAGGCGGGACGAGCAAGCAAAGCCATCAGCGCCGAATCTCATCCCTCAACGATCAATTAACGGCAACGATGGCGTCGATGGATCTCAACGGTGATGGCCACATCGACTCCGCTGAATTCAGCCAGCTCATCCAACGCTTGCAACGACTCCGGCAGGGAGAAGAACGCCTGCTGCTGTACTTAATGCCCGTTGATGCCAATGGCAACGATCGTCTCGATCAAGAGGAATTAACACGTCTCCTGCAAAGCATCGGCCAACCGCCCCTAACCGCCGGGGAACAAGCGTTGGTGTTCCCAAACCAGCAGAAAAGTCTCAGCTGGCACGATTTCGTGGATCGCTTGTTGTTGAGCTAA
- the glnA gene encoding type I glutamate--ammonia ligase, translated as MAKTAQDVLRQIKDEGIELIDLKFSDLHGKWQHLTVCSDMVDEDAFREGLAFDGSSIRGWKAINASDMSMVPDPATAWVDPFYRHKTLSLICSIQDPRTGEPYERCPRALAQKALAYLSNTGLADKAFFGPEPEFFLFDDVRYNSSEGGCFYSVDTIEAGWNSGRVEEGGNLAYKIQTKEGYFPVAPNDTAQDIRSEMLLMMAQLGIPIEKHHHEVAGAGQHELGMKFDELIQAADNVMTYKYVVRNVAKKYGKTATFMPKPVFNDNGTGMHVHQSLWKGGQPLFFGEGTYANLSQTARWYIGGILKHAPSFLAFTNPTTNSYKRLVPGFEAPVNLVYSEGNRSAAVRIPLTGPSPKAKRLEFRSGDALANPYLAFAAMMMAGLDGIKNQIDPGDGFDGDLFELPAEQLKDIATVPASLNGALEALNADHHYLLEGGVFTKDFIDNWINMKYEEVQQLRQRPHPHEFTMYYDA; from the coding sequence ATGGCTAAAACTGCTCAGGACGTCCTTCGTCAGATCAAGGACGAAGGGATCGAGCTGATCGACCTCAAATTTTCCGATCTGCACGGCAAGTGGCAACACCTCACCGTGTGCTCGGACATGGTCGATGAGGATGCTTTTCGGGAAGGCCTGGCCTTTGACGGATCCTCCATACGCGGCTGGAAAGCGATCAACGCTTCCGACATGTCCATGGTTCCAGACCCCGCCACGGCATGGGTGGATCCGTTTTATCGCCATAAGACCCTCAGCCTGATCTGCTCGATTCAGGACCCAAGAACGGGTGAGCCCTACGAGCGTTGTCCCCGTGCTTTGGCACAGAAAGCGTTGGCTTATCTCTCCAATACAGGGCTGGCAGACAAGGCATTTTTTGGTCCAGAGCCTGAATTTTTCCTCTTCGATGACGTTCGCTACAACTCAAGCGAAGGTGGGTGCTTCTACAGCGTTGACACCATTGAGGCTGGCTGGAACTCCGGACGGGTCGAAGAAGGCGGGAACCTCGCCTACAAAATCCAAACGAAGGAAGGTTATTTTCCTGTAGCACCAAACGACACAGCGCAAGATATCCGCTCTGAGATGTTGTTGATGATGGCCCAATTGGGGATCCCAATTGAGAAGCATCACCATGAAGTTGCTGGTGCCGGTCAGCACGAATTGGGAATGAAATTCGACGAACTCATTCAAGCTGCCGACAACGTGATGACTTACAAGTACGTCGTCCGCAACGTGGCCAAGAAGTACGGCAAAACAGCAACCTTCATGCCGAAGCCTGTCTTTAATGACAACGGCACAGGCATGCACGTTCACCAAAGCCTGTGGAAGGGTGGTCAACCCTTGTTCTTCGGGGAAGGCACCTACGCCAACTTGTCTCAAACAGCCCGTTGGTACATCGGCGGAATCTTGAAGCATGCTCCAAGCTTCCTGGCCTTCACCAATCCCACCACCAATAGCTACAAGCGACTCGTCCCAGGATTTGAAGCACCGGTGAATTTGGTGTATTCAGAGGGCAATCGATCTGCCGCCGTTCGAATCCCCCTCACCGGCCCGAGTCCAAAAGCCAAGCGCTTGGAATTCAGATCAGGGGATGCGTTAGCCAATCCCTATTTGGCCTTTGCCGCCATGATGATGGCTGGGCTTGATGGCATCAAAAACCAGATTGATCCTGGTGATGGCTTCGATGGTGACCTGTTTGAACTTCCCGCAGAGCAGCTTAAGGACATCGCCACCGTTCCTGCTTCTCTAAACGGAGCTTTAGAAGCTTTGAACGCTGATCATCACTACTTATTAGAGGGTGGTGTTTTCACCAAAGACTTCATCGACAACTGGATCAACATGAAGTACGAAGAAGTGCAGCAGCTGCGTCAGCGCCCCCATCCCCACGAATTCACCATGTACTACGACGCCTGA